The following nucleotide sequence is from Halorussus caseinilyticus.
CAGCAGTTCGGGGAGAGCGTTCAACGACATTCACCACTGTTCCATCTCCAACTGTTCGTTTAGAGGCACGGGACGGGAGGCGATATACCGGTCCGGTAGCACCGGCGGCGCGGTTTCAACCATCACGGGATGTACGTTCAAGGACTTCGGAAGCAACGCTGGCGAACCCGCGATACGGTTCGACAGTTCCCAAGGCCACCGCGTGGTCGTAGCGAACAACGCGTTCCGGTCCACGAACGGGTCGGCCAACGACATCGTGTTGGAGAACAACGCGCGTCGCATCGTCGTCACCGGCAACTGGGCGAGGGACGGCATCGAAGCCACCGTCGGGAGTGCCACAATCGGCGAACCGAGGTTCGTCGCACCCAAAGTCGTCGGCAACTCGACGAACCCCGTCGGATTCTCGCGGGCGACGCCGGTGCTACCGAGCGGAACGGGTAGCGCGAACGCGACCGCGAACAGGAACGCGCAGGGCGCGTGGGTGTACCACGAGGGCGGGAGCGGCGTGACCATCAACTCGTTCGGCACGACGACGACGCTGAACACCGACCCCTCGCCGGTGTTCGTTCCGAGAGCCGGGGAAATCTGGTTCGAGAGTTCCGCTCCGTCCGCGTGGGACTGGTGGTGGGTGTAGCCGGGGTCACTCTCGCGGGTCCGGACGACTCACTCCATCGACGCCGCGTCCTCAACCAGATTCCGGACGTACTCCATCTCCTCGCGGTTCACGCCGTGGCTCATCCCCTCGTAGATGCGCTCGGTCACGTCGCCGCCGAGTTCCGTCAGCACGTCGCGGGTCTCGTGGACGCGCTCGACCGGGATGTGTGGGTCCCGGTCGCCGCAACCGAGGAAAATCGGCGTCGCGCCGAGGTCGCCGTCGTAGTCGCGCGGGGTTCCCTCCGGGCCAATCAGTCCGCCGCTCAGGACCGCGAGTCCGCCGTACTCCTCGGCGTTGCGGGCGACGAACTCGCTGGCGAGGCAGGCACCCTGCGAGAACCCGACCAAGCAGGTCCGGTCGGCCGGAATCCCGGCGTCGGCGACGCGCTGGTGGACCCTGCCGAGGAAGTCGAGCGCCGACGACAGACTCGGTTCGTTGTCCTCGATTGGCGCGAGAAAGGAGTCGGGGTACCACGTCCGGCCGCGGGCCTGCGGCGCGAGGTAGGCCACGCCGTCGGCGTCGAACTCGGTGGCCATCTCCAGCATCCC
It contains:
- a CDS encoding alpha/beta hydrolase — its product is MTASNPHAGASDPHDGQPVATAGAVADGVPTADADAVVVFVHGRGATAEGMLEMATEFDADGVAYLAPQARGRTWYPDSFLAPIEDNEPSLSSALDFLGRVHQRVADAGIPADRTCLVGFSQGACLASEFVARNAEEYGGLAVLSGGLIGPEGTPRDYDGDLGATPIFLGCGDRDPHIPVERVHETRDVLTELGGDVTERIYEGMSHGVNREEMEYVRNLVEDAASME